TGACGATCGCCTTCGCGGAGCATCCCGCGATAGAGACGGCGTCGCACCTCGACGAGCGGTCGGCCGCCTTCTTCGCGCTCGGCTACGCGAAGCGAACCGGAGCCCCGGCACCGCTGGTCTGCACCTCCGGGACGGCGCTCGCGAACTTCCATCCCGCGGTCGTCGAAGCCGATTCGGCGCGGGTGCCGATGGTGCTGCTCACCGCGGATCGGCCGCCGGAACTCTCCGACAGCGGCGCGAATCAGACGATCGATCAGGAAAAGTTCTACGGCGACTCTGTTCGAGCCTACAGAACGCTCCCGGAGCCCGAAGCGGCCGACAGGAAGCTCCGATCCCTTCGGACAACGGTCGCGCGCGCGGTCGGCACCGCGACCGGTGTGATGCCCGGCCCGGTACATCTCAATGTGCCGCTTCGAAAGCCGTTGGAGCCGAACGCGACCGCCGAATCGGTGCCGAAGGGCGTTCCCGACGGCGCGCTCCCGGAGGAGTTCGAGGGGAGCGATCGGGCGAGCCTCGCAGACCGTGACGGCCCGTTCGTCGCAACCGTTCGCGGGCGGGCGGGGCTCTCGGACGCTGACTGCCGGCGGATCGCCGACGCCGTCGAGCGGGCCGAACGCGGGCTCATCGTCTGTGGACCGGCCGACGACGGGGGACTGACGCGGGCGGCCCTCGACTCGCTCGCATGCTCGACCGGCTTTGCCGTCCTCGCCGATCCGCTCTCGGGACACCGCTTTGGAGCGCACGACGCGGGCGTGACGATCTGCGGGGGCTACGACGGCTATCTCTCGGCCATCGAGACGATCCCAGACGTCGTCATCCGGTTCGGAGCGTCGCCCACGTCGAAGCCGCTCCGACGCTACCTCCGTGACTCGGGAGCCAGACAGTTCGTCGTCGACCCGGCCGGCGGGTGGCGCGAGGCGACGTTCACCGCGACCGACCTCGTCGTCGCCGACGAGACGCGGTTCGCGGTCGATCTGGCCGACGCCGTCGACCGCGAGCGGGGAGCGTACGCGAACGCGCTCGCAGCGGCAGAGGACGATTACTGGTCGTTCGTGGCGGGGTCAGAACCGCCGGAAGGGGCGATCCTCGCCGACGCTGTCGCCCTCGCGCCCGATCCGACGACCCTCTTCGTTTCGAACTCGATGCCGGTTAGAGACCTCGATCGGTTCGGCCGCCCCCGGGACGCCGACGTGACCGCGCTCGGAAACCGCGGGGCCTCGGGGATCGACGGGATCACGTCGAGCGCGCTCGGCGCGGGCTACGGGACGGACGATTCGCTGGTGCTCGTCACGGGCGATCTCGCCTACTACCACGACATGAACGGGTTGCTCGCCGTCTCGCGGGCGGGCGTCGACGCGACGATCGTCTGCGTCAACAACGACGGTGGCGGCATCTTCCACCTCCTGCCGATCGAGGAACACGAAACGTTCGAGGAGTGGTTCCGGACGCCGCATGGCCTCGAGTTCGAGCACTCGGCCGCGCTGTACGATCTGGCGTTCGCCCGTACCGACGATCGGGGTGAGTTCCGCGAGCGGTACGCCGACTCGGTCGAGCGCGACGGAACCCAACTGATCGAAGTCCGAACCGACAGCGGGCGAAACCACGAGGAACGACGACGGCTCGAACGGGCCGTCGTCGATTACCTCTCGGGATGACGGCCTCTCGGCTCAGGCAGCGAGATCGAATCGACTCGGCACGAACCGCGTGAGCGATTGAGGAGATGGCTGCCACCGTCGGGGCGATCAATCGTCGTCCTCGAGCATCGTCAGCGTCGATCGGTTGGTCTCCGTGATCTCGCGGAATCGAGGGCTCGTCGCGATCGCGCCGGTCCGACGCTTAACGTCGACGAGCGCGGTTGCCAGCTCGATAGGCGTCGAGATCGGATCGACCGTTGAATCGGGATGATCCTCCCACTCGACTGGCACTTCCGCGATTTCGTACCCGAGCGCGCCGGCCACCGAGATGAACTCGAGGTCCCAGGCGAACCCCGGTTCGTAGCAGTGCGGACCGATCTTCTCCCACGCCTCCCGCCGGACGGCCTTCGCGCCGCACTGGTAATCCCGACACTCCGTCGGGAGCATCTTTCGCGCCACGAAGGCGAAGGTGTCGCCGAGGAACCGTCTGGCGATCGTCTGGTGGGCTACGATATTCGAGGTCGGGTGTCGACGCGAGCCGATACTCACGTCAGCGGTCCCGTCGATCGTTTGCTGGAGGACGTGTCGTAGCGACGAGGCAGGGACGGATCCGTCGGCGTCGGCGAACATGAAGATATCCGTCTCCAGCGCGTCGAATCCCTCCGTGATGGCTCCCCCTTTTCCCCGCCGCTCGTTCGAGACGTTCACGACGTCGACGGCGTCCTCGAGGCGATCGACGTGCGTCCGCCGCGGGGCGTCGATCTCGATGCGAACGATCTCCGGGTCGAGCACTTCCTCGATGTCGTGGATAAACTGTTCGAGCCGCAGCATATCCGGATCGTAGGCCGGGATGGTGATACCGATCGATGGATTCGCTCTGCCCGTTGGATCTGCGGTCGGCGTCGAACGGTCGGTCATCGCCGAGGCTGCCCTCCCTCACCCTTGACTCGCTCGAAAATCACGTACCCTCCCCGCGTATCGACGGGCTCGTAGTTACGATTGAGGTAGTCGGTCATTATCGACTTGTGGTCGGACCAGTACCGATCGCTAACGACGTTCCCGTCCGTGACGTGGAACTCGCGAACCGCTACGTACCGAACGTCGTTTCGCTGGAGATCCGATATCTTGTCGTTGGCGATCCGGTCGCTGTATATGGTTCCGAGGTAGGTGGTCCGGGGCTCGGTGTCGGTGTGGACGTACAGGCTCGCTTCGACGTTAAACGCGTACACGGGTCCATCGATCCCGTCAAGGGCGTTTTCCGCCGCCGTTCGCTCCTCCGCGATGTCGTCCTCCAAGACGTTCGACGCGTAGTAGACGGTCCCGGCACCGGCGACCGACGTCGTCGAGAACACGACCACGATCAACAGCCCTGCGAGAAGCGCGGATCGATCCGGCAACCCGGCGCGCACATCCCGGAACTGGTCTCGATTCCGCACCGCCGCACGGTATATCTCGGTCGACGCGATGGCGGTGAGAAGCGCCAGCGCGGGAAAGGCGAACAGGAGTTTGTGATCGCCGGAGAACGCCCTCGCGCCGGGAATGCTCATCACGACGGCCCAGAGGGCGACGAACAGCTGTCGGTCGTCGACCGCGACGCCGCGAACCACCGCCGCGCCGACCAGAAGCACCATTCCGCCGGCGAGTAGCCAGACGGGAAGCAGCGTCGCAAAGGCGAGGATGTGTCCCCACAGATCGAACGGTGTGCTGTAGTTCGTCAACGGGACCACGAGCGCGTAGTAGAAGGTTTCGCGGAGGATACCCCAGGAGTAAAGCACCGTCGCGACTGCCGCCATCGTCGCCAGGAATCCGGCGCCGATTGTGAGTATGCGTTCCGTCGTCTCCACGACGTGGTCGCGCGTGCGTGCCTCCGGAAACCGCAATTTGAGGAGGTGATAGAGTAGAATCGTGGCGCCGAACAGGAAGACGGTCTGGTTGAACAGGACCCCGATACCCAGCGCGACGCCGGCACCGACCCTCGAGATCGCCGAGTCGCGGGTGAACGACACGGCGGCGACGAGCATTGCCAGGACGGCGTAGGGTTCGGTCATGAAGTAGAATCCGTCGAAGTGAGGGAGATACGACATGACGACGAAAAGTACGCCAGCCACTTGCGCCTCCAGCCGACCGCGGAACTGCTGTCCGAGACGGACCACCAGCAGTCCGGAACCAGCGATGACGCCGTATGTGAATAAGCGAGCGGCGACGACGGGGGCGTCGAACAGGTGATACACCGCCGTGGCGACGAAGAATACGCCGGGCGGTTTGTGATCCGCGATATCTGCGTACAGCGTCTCGCCGGACGCCAACTGGTTCCCGATGGTCAGAAAGATACCCTCGTCGAAGTGCAGCGGTTGATCGAGGTATATGAGCGGCAGTATAACGGCCGACGCGAAGAACGCGATCATGAACCAGAGGTCGCGTGGAATCGTTTCCTCCGACGTCGCCAACGACGAGAGCGAACGATGGTGTCTAACGTCGTTCGATGTGGTAACTGAAGTACCGTCCGATACGGTAGTCCCTCCTCCAACGCCCTGGTTACGTTCGGCTTTACGCATTATCGCCACTCTGGTCTTTTGGACTATTAGTTAGAATCCGTCTAAGCGATGACGGGTTTTAATATATATTAAAAATTATAATAAGCATCTCAAAATTTGTATATACCGGCCATAATTGGCCAAAGAGGCGGCTGAAATGGCATATATCTCTCCCTCGAAATGAGGTAAATAATTTGATACGAAGAGTGGAAAGGCGGAGATTAACCTGAACAGGTACGGACATCCATCGCCGTCGAACGGCGACCATAATCGCAGGTAACGAGATCCGACCCCGCTCGTACTCACGCTCGATCACCGGCGATTCGAACGACGCCGATTCGGGCCAGATCGATACGACCGTCCAGGCGTGAGACCACACTCGGAAGCCCGGAGATCACGAATCGGAGGAGGTGAATCGCACCTCTCGCGAAGAGTGACAATCGGCAGGTGTATCTCGTGTCAAATTCGTATATATTCAAGTAAAAAGCAAATACATGAATACTTATTCTAGAGGTTTGCCTTTCGGTGATTCCGTCACTGAGACCAGCGGCGAGGGCGCCGAACGTGAGATATTAGGCCGCGAGAAGTGAGACGAACACGGACACGGTCCGCCGATAGTTCGGAGCACGTACGGACGCATTATATATATCAAATAATTTATATACGTCTGACGCGCTTTTATGTAAGACCGTGGCTATGTGAGCGCATGGCGACAAAGAGGATGGGGACATCGGAGCGAATCGTTCGGACGGTGGCGACGGAGGCCGACAGCGATCCGGTGGAACTCCCACCGCTGTACGACGCCATCGATCCGGACGCGCTGGACGCGCTCGTCGACCGGATGTCGAACGGTACAGTCTCGTTCGCCTACGCAGGGTACGAGGTGACCGTCAGAAGCGATGAGTCGATCGATCTCGACGAGCGTTCGATGGACGGTTCGGCGTCCGAAGTGGCCGTGAGCGGCGACTGATCCGCCACATCGGACGACACCGCCGCCGATCGCTACACCCGGCTGACCGAACGATCGTCGGATCGAACCGTCCCGCGGATCACGAGCGCGGCACCGATGATGACGAGGTTTTTGATGATCTACTGTCCCTCCATCGTGAGTCCGTAGGGAAACGTCGTGTAGACCACGTCCAGGAGGAAGGTCCCCGGTAGCTGAAAGAACAGCAACAACAGCCAGAGCCTGATCAGCGGGCGATACAGCAGACAGAGCCCGATGAGCACCTCCCACACGCCGAGGACCGGGACGAACACCTCGGGCGACACGACGTAGACGGTCGCCGCGACGAGTTCGTCGGCCGGCGAGAGCCGAACGACTTTGAGCGCCCCGAACCGGACGAAGACGATCCCGAGCGCGGCCCGCAACACCGGTACGCCCCACCGATCCATCCGGGCCGTGGCCATCGCGTCCGCCCGTTCGAACAGCCGTTGCCACCGGTGGATCGCCTCGAAGACGCGGCCGAAACGCATGGTCGGGGTTGGTGGTCCGGACGGATGGGTTTTTACGCACCACCGAAAATACGCGACAGTCGTCTCGACCGAACGGTTCTCTCAGTAGTGCCACTCGAACTTGCGGAACTCCGGATCGCGATTTTCGTTGAACGCGTCGCGGCCCTCCTTGGCCTCGTCGGTCATGTAGCCGAGTCGGGTCGCCTCCCCGGCGAACACCTGCTGGCCGACGAGGCCGTCCGAATCCATGTTGAACGCGTACTTGAGCATGCGGATCGCCATCGGCGACTTCGAGCAGATCGTCTCGGCCCACTCGTGGGCCGTGGATTCGAGCTCCCCGTGGGGGACGGCTTCGTTCGCCATCCCCATCTCGACGGCCTCCTCGGCGGAGTAGGTCTTGCCGAGGAAGAACACCTCGCGGGCTTTCTTGTGGCCGACCTGCCGGGCGAGATACGCCGAGCCGAACCCGGCGTCGAAGGAGGCCACGTCCGGATCGGTCTGGAGGAACTTCGCGTGTTCGGCGGAGGCGAGCGTCATGTCACAGACGACGTGCAACGAGTGGCCGCCGCCGACGGCCCATCCCGGCACGACGGCGATGACGGGTTTCGGGATGTGACGGATGAGCCGCTGCACTTCGAGGATGTGGAGCCGCGGCGCGGACTGTTGTTCGGCCTCGGGAGTGTCTCCGTCATCCTCGTCTTCGTACTCGTAGCCCGCGTCCCCGCGGATGCGTTGGTCGCCGCCCGAGCAGAACGCCCAACCGCCGTCCTTCGAGGAAGGGCCGTTTCCGGTGAGCAGGACACAGCCGACGTCGGTCTGCCGCTTCGCGTGATCGAGAGCGGTGTAGAGTTCGTCGACGGTCTCCGGACGGAAGGCGTTGCGGACCTCGGGGCGGTCGAAGGCGATCCGGACCGCGCCGGTCTCCGTCGACCGGTGATACGTGAGGTCCTCGAACTCGTCAGTGATCGGTTCCCAGCGGGACGCGTCGAACAGTTTCGAGACCATTGTCGAGGATGCGGACCGGGGCGAGAAAAAGGTGTACCGTCGACGCCGCTCACCGGGACGTTTCGGCCGCGACCGTCCACGTGAGTTCGACGTCGCCGTCCGCCGGCCACCTGACTTCGGTGGTGGCAGCGAGCGATTGCGGCGTCTCGCTCTCGCCCGTCCAGACGGGGACGTACGCGCCGCCGTCGCCGATCCGCGTTCGCTCGTCGATCCCGATCCAACCGTTCGAGAGCGGCATCGTCGCCGCCAGCGTGGCGGCGTCCAGGCGGCCGCTCTCGACGCGATAGCTCGATACGTCGTCGGCGTCGTAATCCTGCGCAGGCGAGTAGATTCCCAGACTCGAGTCGTCCCCGGACAGCGAGATACCCGTGCTGAGCCGGTGGACGCACGTCCAGTCGGCCGGATCGAGGCCGCTCCAGAGCCACACCTGTGACGATCGAGTCCCATCGGGGGCCGGCGGCAGGGCGTACATCGCGAGGAGGTGATCGGACGTCGCCCCGTCTCGGTGCGGGAGCGTCACAGACCACGCACCCCGAAAATCGAGTTCGTGGTCGGGTTCGGACTGGCCGCGCCCCCACACGCCACCAGCCGCGTAACCGTCGTGCGTCTCGGCGGCGACCGCCTGAAATCCCCAAGCTGACAGTTCGCTGCTCGCGGGATCGACCGTCCGTTCCTCCTCGAGGGGGTCGCGGTCGGAGCCGAACGCGCTACAGCCGGCGATGCCGGCGAGTTCACCCGTTCCGAGCGCGCAGAGGGGTGATCGGCGGCGCATACCGGAACGCGGGTCGCCTACCACATAACGTCCTGCAAAGCACAAATACGGCTTTGATACTCCAGGACGGACTGACCGGACGACGAGCGACCGCAGGGGCAAACACCGCGCACTTATACCGTATCCGCCCGGACATCCGGCAATGACAGCGGCGGTATCCACGCGGCAGGCGTGGCTCATGGCGGCGCGTCCGCAGACGCTTCCGGCGGGGGCAGCGCCCGTGTTGGTCGGCACCGGGCTCGCGATCGATGCGGGCGTCTTCGAGCCGATTCCAGCTGCCTTCGCGCTCGTCGGCGCGCTCCTCTTGCAGATCGGGACGAACTTCGCGAATGACTACTACGACGCGGTCCGGGGCGCGGACACCGAGGACCGCGAGGGGTTCACCCGCGTCACCGCCGGCGGACTCATCGACCCCGAGTCAGTCAAGCGCGCGATGTACGCGGCGTTCGGGCTGGCGATCCTGATCGGCACATATCTCGTCTACGTCGGCGGCGTGCCGATCCTCATCGTCGGACTCGCCAGCGTCGTCGCCGGGATCACCTACACCGGCGGCCCGCTCCCCTACGGATATCGCGGACTCGGCGACCTGTTCGTGTTCGTCTTCTTCGGCCTCGTCGCGGTCGCCGGCACGTATTACGTGCAGGCGGTCGTCGGTGTCGCAGGGAAGTTCCCGCTGTGGATCCCAGACGGAACGGTCCCGGCGGCCGCGATCGTGGCCGGACTTCCGGCCGCCGGACTCTCGACGGCGATCCTCGTCGTCAACAACATCCGAGATCGGGAGACGGACGCCGCCTCGGACAAGCGGACGCTCGCGGTGCTCCTCGGTTACCGGGCGAGTCGGATCGAATGGACCGCGATGGTGGGTCTCGCCTACGTGATTCCGGTCGTGTTCTGGCTTGACGGCCACCACGTCGCCGTTCTGTTGGCTATTCTGACCGCACCGTTGGCCGTCCGAATCGGCGCGACGGTCTGGCGTCGATCCGACGGCGAGGCGCTGAATCCCGCGCTCGAACGAACCGGGAAGCTACTGTTCGCCCATTCGGCGCTCTTCGCGGCGGGGCTCGCCGCACCGGCGCTGCTCTGACGATGGTCGCGCCGATGCACATCGATTCGTTCTCGCTCCCGCTCTCGCGGCCGCTCGAGACCGCCGCGGGACGGATCGAGATGCGCCGCGGCTTCCGCGTTCGAGTCGAGATTAACGGAACGGTCGGGGTTGGAGAGGCGACGCCGCTACCCGGGTGGACCGAGTCGCTCGCCGACTGTGAGCGGGCGCTGGGAGCCGTCGACGATCCTGCCTCGGCGCTCGACGGCGGTCGACTGGCCGACGTACCCGCCGCCCGTCACGGCGTCTCCCTCGCGGTGCTCGACGCCCGATCGCGGGCGGCCGGTCGACCGCTGTATCGGTATCTGGGGAGAGACGAGCGCGTCGAATCGGTGGCGGTCAACGCGACGATCGGGGACGGATCAGCGACCGCGACCGCCGACGCCGCAGTCGATGCTGTCGATGAGCGCTTTCCGGCGATCAAGGTCAAGGTCGGTGCCCGGGGGCCCGCCGCGGATCTCGCTCGGCTCGAAGCAGTCCGGGCGCGTTGTCCCGACGTCGAGATACGAGTCGACGCGAACGGCGCATGGGACGAGTCCACGGCCGAAGAAGTACTGCCGGCGCTCGCGGCGTTGGACGTCGCGGTCGTCGAACAGCCCCTCGCCGCCGACCGACTCGACGCGCACGCCCGGTTGCGCGATCGCGGGGTCGAGATCGCCCTCGACGAATCGCTCGTCGAATGCGGCGTCGGAGCGGTCGTCGACGCGGCGGCGGCCGACCTCCTCGTCTGCAAGCCGATGGCGCTCGGCGGGGTCGACGTCGCACGGAGCTTGATCGACACCGCGCGCGAGTTCGGGATCGATGGGCTCGTCACGACGACGATCGACGGGTCGATCGCGCGCGCGGCAGCCGTCCACCTGGCCGCCTCCGTCCCGAAGATGAGGCCCTGCGGGCTCGCGACGGGGGAGCTGCTCGCCGGCGACCTCACGGACGCGGTCGAGTCCGCCGCAGACGGGTGGATCGCCGTTCCACAGGGAAAAGGCAATATCCCACCACGCTGAAGGGGCGGACGGAACGATGCGGGACTGGCTGGCCGTCCGTGCTCACTCGACGCCGAAAGCAACGGCGCTCCGGGCCGCGGGGGCATTGGATACCGACCGAACCTACGCGGAGTTGAACGACCGCGTCGAGACGCTTGCCGGTCGGCTCGCGGGAGTCGGCGTCTGCGTCGACGATCTGGTGGCGATCTGTTCGGAGACCCGACCGGAGTTCGTCACTGCGGTCCACGCCGTCCAGCGACTCGGTGCTGTCTTGATCCCGATCAACGCCCGCCTCACGCCGGCCGAGATGGAGGGTCGACTCGGGCGCATCGAGCCGACCGTCGTCGTCTGCGAACGGACAACCGAGGCGACGGTCGAGACGGTGACCGACGGAACGGTGTTGTCGTTCGACGAACCAGTGGGTGAAGCGACGGCGCTCGACGAGCGATCGCCGGAACCGTTCGACCTCCCGGAGTGGGAACTCGACGACCCGCTCGTCGTCATGTTCACTTCGGGGACCACGGGCGATCCGAAAGCTGTCGTGTTGACGCTCGGGAACGTCCTCGCCAGCGCGACCGCGTCGGCGTTCCGGCTCGGCCTCCGACCGGACGACTGCTGGCACGATCCGCTGCCGATGTATCACATGGGCGGCCTCGCTCCGGTGTATCGCTCGGTCCTGTACGGAACCGCACTCTCGGTGCAGCGCGAGTTCGATCCCGACGCGACGCTGGAAGCGCTCCGGGCGGCCGACGCGACCGCGGTGTCGCTCGTCCCGACGATGCTCGGCCGACTGCTCGACGCCGGCTCGGTGCCGGGCCTCCGCTTCGTCCTCCTCGGCGGCGCGCCCTGTCCGCCCGAACTGCTACAACGCGCCCAGCGGCGCGACGTTCGGGTCGCGCCGACCTACGGGATGACCGAAGCCGCCTCCCAGATCGCCACGGCCCGCCCCGAGGATGCACAGGAAGCACCCGAGTCGGTCGGTCACCCGCTCATGTTCGCCGAACTCTCCGTCGTCGACGACCTGGGTGCGCCGTGCGAACCAGGCGAGTCGGGCGAACTCGTCGTCTCCGGGCCGATGGTCACGCCGGGGTATCTGGACGACGAAGCGACGGCAGAGCGGTTCGTGAACGGCGGACTCCGCACGGGCGACAGGGGATACCGAGACGATGACGGACGGGTGTACGTGCTGGGGCGCGCCGACGGAACGATCGTCACCGGCGGCGAGAACGT
This genomic window from Natronomonas salsuginis contains:
- the menD gene encoding 2-succinyl-5-enolpyruvyl-6-hydroxy-3-cyclohexene-1-carboxylic-acid synthase; translation: MVGELNALWGRLIADELAEAGVETAVLAPGSRSTPLTIAFAEHPAIETASHLDERSAAFFALGYAKRTGAPAPLVCTSGTALANFHPAVVEADSARVPMVLLTADRPPELSDSGANQTIDQEKFYGDSVRAYRTLPEPEAADRKLRSLRTTVARAVGTATGVMPGPVHLNVPLRKPLEPNATAESVPKGVPDGALPEEFEGSDRASLADRDGPFVATVRGRAGLSDADCRRIADAVERAERGLIVCGPADDGGLTRAALDSLACSTGFAVLADPLSGHRFGAHDAGVTICGGYDGYLSAIETIPDVVIRFGASPTSKPLRRYLRDSGARQFVVDPAGGWREATFTATDLVVADETRFAVDLADAVDRERGAYANALAAAEDDYWSFVAGSEPPEGAILADAVALAPDPTTLFVSNSMPVRDLDRFGRPRDADVTALGNRGASGIDGITSSALGAGYGTDDSLVLVTGDLAYYHDMNGLLAVSRAGVDATIVCVNNDGGGIFHLLPIEEHETFEEWFRTPHGLEFEHSAALYDLAFARTDDRGEFRERYADSVERDGTQLIEVRTDSGRNHEERRRLERAVVDYLSG
- a CDS encoding 1,4-dihydroxy-2-naphthoate polyprenyltransferase, producing MTAAVSTRQAWLMAARPQTLPAGAAPVLVGTGLAIDAGVFEPIPAAFALVGALLLQIGTNFANDYYDAVRGADTEDREGFTRVTAGGLIDPESVKRAMYAAFGLAILIGTYLVYVGGVPILIVGLASVVAGITYTGGPLPYGYRGLGDLFVFVFFGLVAVAGTYYVQAVVGVAGKFPLWIPDGTVPAAAIVAGLPAAGLSTAILVVNNIRDRETDAASDKRTLAVLLGYRASRIEWTAMVGLAYVIPVVFWLDGHHVAVLLAILTAPLAVRIGATVWRRSDGEALNPALERTGKLLFAHSALFAAGLAAPALL
- the menE gene encoding o-succinylbenzoate--CoA ligase yields the protein MRDWLAVRAHSTPKATALRAAGALDTDRTYAELNDRVETLAGRLAGVGVCVDDLVAICSETRPEFVTAVHAVQRLGAVLIPINARLTPAEMEGRLGRIEPTVVVCERTTEATVETVTDGTVLSFDEPVGEATALDERSPEPFDLPEWELDDPLVVMFTSGTTGDPKAVVLTLGNVLASATASAFRLGLRPDDCWHDPLPMYHMGGLAPVYRSVLYGTALSVQREFDPDATLEALRAADATAVSLVPTMLGRLLDAGSVPGLRFVLLGGAPCPPELLQRAQRRDVRVAPTYGMTEAASQIATARPEDAQEAPESVGHPLMFAELSVVDDLGAPCEPGESGELVVSGPMVTPGYLDDEATAERFVNGGLRTGDRGYRDDDGRVYVLGRADGTIVTGGENVDPEEVRAVLRASPDVADCSVVGLDDEEWGERVGALVVPADGADPSIEALDAHCRVRLAGYKIPRTIGFETALPRTASGTVDRNAVVDRLRDGEA
- a CDS encoding ArnT family glycosyltransferase, translated to MATSEETIPRDLWFMIAFFASAVILPLIYLDQPLHFDEGIFLTIGNQLASGETLYADIADHKPPGVFFVATAVYHLFDAPVVAARLFTYGVIAGSGLLVVRLGQQFRGRLEAQVAGVLFVVMSYLPHFDGFYFMTEPYAVLAMLVAAVSFTRDSAISRVGAGVALGIGVLFNQTVFLFGATILLYHLLKLRFPEARTRDHVVETTERILTIGAGFLATMAAVATVLYSWGILRETFYYALVVPLTNYSTPFDLWGHILAFATLLPVWLLAGGMVLLVGAAVVRGVAVDDRQLFVALWAVVMSIPGARAFSGDHKLLFAFPALALLTAIASTEIYRAAVRNRDQFRDVRAGLPDRSALLAGLLIVVVFSTTSVAGAGTVYYASNVLEDDIAEERTAAENALDGIDGPVYAFNVEASLYVHTDTEPRTTYLGTIYSDRIANDKISDLQRNDVRYVAVREFHVTDGNVVSDRYWSDHKSIMTDYLNRNYEPVDTRGGYVIFERVKGEGGQPRR
- a CDS encoding 1,4-dihydroxy-2-naphthoyl-CoA synthase; translation: MVSKLFDASRWEPITDEFEDLTYHRSTETGAVRIAFDRPEVRNAFRPETVDELYTALDHAKRQTDVGCVLLTGNGPSSKDGGWAFCSGGDQRIRGDAGYEYEDEDDGDTPEAEQQSAPRLHILEVQRLIRHIPKPVIAVVPGWAVGGGHSLHVVCDMTLASAEHAKFLQTDPDVASFDAGFGSAYLARQVGHKKAREVFFLGKTYSAEEAVEMGMANEAVPHGELESTAHEWAETICSKSPMAIRMLKYAFNMDSDGLVGQQVFAGEATRLGYMTDEAKEGRDAFNENRDPEFRKFEWHY
- a CDS encoding glycosyltransferase, whose product is MTDRSTPTADPTGRANPSIGITIPAYDPDMLRLEQFIHDIEEVLDPEIVRIEIDAPRRTHVDRLEDAVDVVNVSNERRGKGGAITEGFDALETDIFMFADADGSVPASSLRHVLQQTIDGTADVSIGSRRHPTSNIVAHQTIARRFLGDTFAFVARKMLPTECRDYQCGAKAVRREAWEKIGPHCYEPGFAWDLEFISVAGALGYEIAEVPVEWEDHPDSTVDPISTPIELATALVDVKRRTGAIATSPRFREITETNRSTLTMLEDDD
- a CDS encoding HalOD1 output domain-containing protein; translation: MATKRMGTSERIVRTVATEADSDPVELPPLYDAIDPDALDALVDRMSNGTVSFAYAGYEVTVRSDESIDLDERSMDGSASEVAVSGD
- a CDS encoding mandelate racemase/muconate lactonizing enzyme family protein codes for the protein MHIDSFSLPLSRPLETAAGRIEMRRGFRVRVEINGTVGVGEATPLPGWTESLADCERALGAVDDPASALDGGRLADVPAARHGVSLAVLDARSRAAGRPLYRYLGRDERVESVAVNATIGDGSATATADAAVDAVDERFPAIKVKVGARGPAADLARLEAVRARCPDVEIRVDANGAWDESTAEEVLPALAALDVAVVEQPLAADRLDAHARLRDRGVEIALDESLVECGVGAVVDAAAADLLVCKPMALGGVDVARSLIDTAREFGIDGLVTTTIDGSIARAAAVHLAASVPKMRPCGLATGELLAGDLTDAVESAADGWIAVPQGKGNIPPR